In Raphanus sativus cultivar WK10039 chromosome 5, ASM80110v3, whole genome shotgun sequence, the following proteins share a genomic window:
- the LOC108863282 gene encoding uncharacterized protein LOC108863282 — protein sequence MMGMSKTEINLRRLLSAAPNQQNQSKLMHYVATLREQLEQLSEEKTPDGLPRVTKAKVNEYYEKIDAVASKIAAQVPETEISDETYPNDSSTSGSSPKTEDEPRSPSSPQLRRRIVSTSSKEQSVDSGPSKAVKLDTAAKEHIDKHRKLQEDLTDEMVGLARQLKERSLMISQSVENTEKILDSTEEAIEQSLASTGHANVRASKIYSESSKTSCFQWLLILAMLCVFIMVVLLIRVT from the exons ATGATGGGAATGAGCAAAACAGAGATCAATTTGCGGAGGTTGCTTTCCGCTGCTCCTAATCAGCAAAATCAATCCAAGCTTATGCAt TATGTAGCTACACTGAGGGAACAATTGGAACAGCTCTCTGAAGAGAAGACCCCTGACGGTCTTCCCAG agttACGAAGGCTAAGGTGAATGAGTACTATGAAAAGATTGATGCTGTTGCTTCCAAAATAGCTGCTCAAGTC CCTGAAACAGAGATATCTGATGAAACTTATCCAAACGATTCTTCTACCAGCGGAAGCTCTCCTAAAACTGAAGACGAGCCTCGAAGCCCCTCTTCTCCACAGCTCAGAAGAAGAATCGT GTCTACAAGCTCCAAGGAGCAAAGTGTTGATTCTGGTCCTTCAAAGGCAGTAAAACTAGACACTGCAGCTAAAGAACACATTGATAAACACAG AAAGCTTCAGGAGGATCTCACTGATGAAATGGTGGGACTTGCGAGACAACTCAAGGAGCGTAGTCTGATGATAAGCCAATCTGTGGAAAATACAGAGAAG ATACTCGACTCTACGGAGGAGGCCATTGAGCAGAGCTTAGCTAGCACGGGACACGCAAATGTAAGGGCGTCAAAGATATATTCAGAGAGTTCAAAGACAAGCTGCTTCCAGTGGctattgatcttggccatgcTCTGTGTCTTCATTATGGTTGTCTTGTTGATCCGTGTCACATAG
- the LOC108862617 gene encoding eukaryotic translation initiation factor 6-2, translated as MATRLQFENNCEVGVFSKLTNAYCLVAIGGSENFYSAFESELADVIPIVKTSIGGTRIIGRLCAGNKNGLLVPHTTTDQELQHLRNSLPDSVVVQRIEERLSALGNCIACNDHVALAHTDLDKETEEIIADVLGVEVFRQTIAGNILVGSYCALSNRGGIVHPHTSVEDLDELSTLLQVPLVAGTVNRGSEVIGAGMTVNDWTAFCGSDTTATELSVIDSIFKLREAQPSSIVDEMRKSLIDTYV; from the exons ATGGCCACTC GTCTTCAGTTTGAGAACAACTGTGAAGTTGGTGTCTTTTCAAAACTCACCAACGCCTATTGCTTAGTCGCTATTGGAGGCTCTGAGAACTTCTACAG TGCTTTTGAGTCGGAGTTAGCTGATGTTATCCCTATCGTTAAGACCTCTATTGGTGGAACACGAATCATTGGTCGTCTCTGTGCTG GAAACAAGAATGGCCTTCTTGTGCCTCATACAACTACTGACCAAG agcttcagcacttgaggaACAGTCTACCTGATTCAGTTGTTGTCCAGAGAATCGAGGAACGTCTGTCTGCTCTTGGAAACTGCATTGCCTGCAATGACCATGTTGCTCTTGCTCACACCGATCTTGACAAG GAAACTGAGGAGATAATAGCAGATGTTCTCGGTGTTGAAGTTTTCCGTCAGACAATTGCAGGCAACATTCTTGTGGGCAGTTACTGTGCCTTGTCCAACAGAGGTGGAATT GTCCATCCTCACACCTCAGTGGAAGACTTGGACGAACTATCAACACTTCTTCAAGTCCCTCTAGTTGCAGGAACCGTGAACCGTGGTAGTGAAGTCATAGGCGCTGGTATGACGGTTAATGACTGGACTGCTTTCTGCGGGTCAGACACAACCGCAACAGAGCTCTCTGTTATTGACAGCATCTTCAAGCTAAGGGAAGCCCAGCCCAGCTCCATTGTCGACGAGATGAGGAAGTCTCTGATCGATACCTACGTTTAA
- the LOC108863281 gene encoding delta-1-pyrroline-5-carboxylate synthase B has protein sequence MEEEIDRSRAFAKNVKRIVVKVGTAVVTGKGGRLALGRLGAICEQLAELNSDGFEVILVSSGAVGLGRQRLRYRQLVNSSFADLQKPQTELDGKACAGVGQSSLMAYYETMFDQMDVTVAQMLVTDSSFRDKDFRKQLSETVKAMLKMRVIPVFNENDAISTRKAPYKDSTGIFWDNDSLAALLALELKADLLILLSDVEGLYTGPPSDPNSKLIHTYVKEKHQEEITFGEKSRLGRGGMTAKVKAAVNAAYGGIPVIITSGFAAENIAKVLKGLRVGTLFHQDAHLWARVVDTTSRDMAVAARESSRKLQALSSEDRKNILLDIANALEANEKVIKAENDLDVAAAQEAGYEESLVARLVMKPAKISSLAASIRQLAEMEDPIGRVLKKTEVADGLILEKTSSPLGVLLIVFESRPDALVQIASLAIRSGNGLLLKGGKEARRSNAILHKVITDAIPKTVGGKLIGLVTSRDEIPDLLKLDDVIDLVIPRGSNKLVSQIKNSTKIPVLGHADGICHVYVDKSCKVDMAKRVVSDAKLDYPAACNAMETLLVHKDLEQNGVLNELIYALQANGVTLYGGPKASGKLNIPETKSFHHEYSSKACTVEIVEDVHGAIDHIHQHGSAHTDCIVTEDKEVAEIFLRQVDSAAVFHNASTRFCDGFRFGLGAEVGISTSRIHARGPVGVEGLLTTRWIMRGKGQVVDGDNGVVYTHKDLPVLKGTKAVQNGH, from the exons ATGGAGGAGGAGATAGATCGTTCCCGCGCTTTCGCCAAGAACGTTAAGCGTATCGTTGTCAAG GTTGGGACAGCAGTTGTTACTGGGAAAGGTGGAAGATTGGCTCTTGGCCGCTTAGGTGCCATCTGCGAGCag CTTGCTGAATTAAACTCGGATGGTTTTGAGGTCATTTTGGTGTCTTCTGGTGCGGTTGGTCTAGGTCGTCAAAGGCTTAGATACAGACAACTTGTCAACAGCAG CTTTGCAGACCTTCAGAAGCCTCAAACTGAACTTGATGGGAAGGCTTGTGCTGGTGTTGGACAGAGCAGTCTCATGGCTTACTATGAGACTATGTTTGACCAG ATGGATGTGACGGTGGCTCAAATGCTGGTGACTGATAGCAGTTTTAGAGATAAGGATTTCAGGAAGCAACTTAGCGAGACAGTCAAAGCGATGCTTAAAATGAGAGTTATTCCTGTTTTCAACGAGAATGATGCTATCAGCACTCGAAAAGCCCCTTATAAG GATTCTACTGGTATATTTTGGGATAATGACAGCTTAGCTGCTCTACTGGCGCTTGAGCTGAAAGCTGATCTTTTGATTCTTCTCAGTGACGTTGAGGGTCTTTACACCGGTCCTCCAAGCGATCCTAACTCAAAGTTAATCCACACTTACGTCAAAGAAAAACACCAGGAGGAGATCACGTTTGGCGAGAAATCCAGATTAGGACGAGGTGGTATGACTGCAAAAGTCAAAGCTGCTGTTAATGCAGCTTATGGTGGCATTCCTGTTATCATAACCAG TGGGTTTGCAGCTGAGAATATAGCTAAAGTTCTTAAAGGACTTCGTGTTGGTACCTTGTTCCACCAAGATGCTCATCTGTGGGCTCGTGTCGTAGATACTACTTCTCGTGACATGGCAGTTGCTGCAAGGGAAAGTTCTAGAAAGCTTCAG GCTTTATCTTCAGAAGATAGGAAAAACATTCTACTTGATATAGCCAACGCACTCGAAGCAAATGAGAAAGTAATTAAAGCTGAGAATGATTTAGATGTTGCTGCAGCGCAAGAAGCTGGATATGAAGAGTCTTTGGTAGCTCGCTTAGTTATGAAGCCTGCGAAG ATCTCGAGCCTTGCAGCTTCCATTCGCCAGCTAGCTGAAATGGAAGATCCAATTGGCCGTGTTCTAAAGAAAACTGAG GTTGCAGATGGTCTTATTCTAGAGAAGACCTCATCACCATTAGGTGTTCTTCTGATTGTTTTTGAATCCCGTCCTGATGCACTTGTTCAG ATAGCTTCACTTGCAATCAGGAGTGGAAATGGTCTTTTACTGAAGGGTGGAAAAGAAGCTCGTCGATCAAATGCTATCTTACACAAG GTGATCACTGATGCAATTCCGAAGACTGTTGGAGGTAAACTCATAGGACTTGTGACTTCGAGAGATGAGATTCCTGATTTGCTCAAG CTTGATGATGTTATTGATCTGGTGATCCCAAGAGGTAGCAACAAGCTTGTTTCTCAGATTAAAAACTCAACGAAAATCCCAGTGCTAGGGCATGCAG ATGGTATCTGCCATGTGTATGTTGACAAGTCTTGTAAAGTGGACATGGCAAAGCGTGTAGTTTCagatgcaaagttagactatccAGCAGCCTGTAACGCCATG GAAACCCTTCTTGTACATAAGGATCTAGAGCAGAATGGTGTGCTCAACGAGCTTATATATGCCCTGCAAGCCAATG GTGTCACTTTGTATGGTGGGCCAAAAGCAAGTGGTAAACTGAACATTCCGGAGACAAAATCATTTCATCACGAGTACAGTTCCAAGGCATGCACCGTTGAAATTGTAGAAGATGTACATGGTGCTATAGATCATATTCACCAACATGGGAG TGCACACACGGATTGCATAGTGACAGAAGATAAAGAAGTCGCAGAGATATTCCTCCGCCAAGTGGACAG TGCTGCTGTTTTCCACAATGCAAGCACAAGATTCTGTGATGGTTTTCGATTTGGACTTGGTGCTGAG GTGGGAATAAGCACAAGCAGGATCCATGCCCGTGGTCCAGTTGGAGTAGAAGGATTATTGACAACGAGATG GATAATGAGAGGAAAAGGACAAGTGGTGGATGGAGACAATGGAGTCGTTTACACCCATAAGGACCTTCCTGTCTTAAAAGGGACAAAGGCAGTGCAGAACGGGCATTAG